Proteins from one Microbacterium hatanonis genomic window:
- a CDS encoding class II glutamine amidotransferase produces the protein MSRMLGTIAPHPMTPGAALGATLLSAFLDLSTLHADGWGYARTAAADDSLLVRTGLTPAHDAPLVESAEVSLIYLRFASAGTAVAPENLQPFVADDVAFAHNGALVPRAHALDTLTTRERDGLRGTTDSEVYFAVVRRELRSSVSPESGIAAAVVRVRELYPSACLNAMLIVDGTLVVVHCPGTVDPPLPAFARRGVAQAHLPPGHDDAYNVLATTVLPTGARVVATSGVDTAGWERLADDAVHVFERDGSARSIPL, from the coding sequence ATGTCGAGGATGCTGGGGACGATCGCCCCGCACCCGATGACGCCCGGCGCCGCCCTCGGCGCGACACTGTTGAGCGCGTTCCTCGACCTCTCGACGCTTCATGCCGACGGGTGGGGGTACGCCCGGACCGCCGCCGCCGATGACTCACTCCTCGTCCGCACCGGCCTCACTCCCGCCCACGACGCTCCTCTCGTCGAGTCCGCCGAGGTCTCTCTGATCTATCTGCGCTTCGCCAGCGCCGGCACCGCGGTCGCCCCGGAGAACCTGCAGCCCTTCGTCGCGGACGACGTCGCCTTCGCGCACAACGGAGCGCTCGTGCCCCGCGCGCACGCGCTCGACACTCTGACCACCCGCGAACGGGACGGACTGCGGGGCACCACCGACAGCGAGGTGTACTTCGCTGTCGTGCGGCGCGAGCTGCGCTCATCCGTCTCACCCGAGTCGGGTATCGCGGCCGCGGTGGTTCGGGTACGGGAGCTCTATCCGTCCGCGTGCCTGAACGCGATGCTCATCGTCGACGGGACGCTCGTCGTCGTGCACTGCCCGGGCACCGTCGATCCGCCGCTGCCCGCCTTCGCTCGTCGCGGGGTCGCTCAGGCCCACCTGCCGCCCGGGCATGACGACGCCTACAACGTGCTGGCGACGACCGTTCTCCCCACCGGGGCGCGGGTCGTGGCGACATCCGGCGTCGACACCGCCGGGTGGGAGCGCCTCGCCGACGATGCGGTGCACGTCTTCGAGCGCGACGGATCCGCACGCTCGATCCCGCTCTGA
- a CDS encoding aminotransferase class V-fold PLP-dependent enzyme, with the protein MNSMPVANSPSTTSAETPASQPIDVARERARTAGSWNARHFNAAGAALPSLQVVTTTVEHLRLEEAIGGYEAAIEVKPRIEAVYDSAARLVGAERHEIALLDSASTGLRVVLDALRPRAGARIIASRSTYVSHALHLMTLAREDGVDLEIVPAGADRLLDLDALERMLAEGPPAIVTAAHVPTSSGLVEPVAAIGALVRSYGGFFLLDATQSVGHLDTDVREIGCDVLVTTGRKFLRAPRGTGFAYVGASAFERLLPTAPDVRGAQWTSASDWHVDESARRFETWEASIAGRLGLGVAIDEALERGMPQTQEWLTATGRAVRAALAEIDGVALGEAIDTPSAIVTFVVEGVPSATVVTELARDRVRVVSVPATHGQWDLGDRGISAVVRASVHVYNDENDLATLIDRVANIARTHRAGGA; encoded by the coding sequence ATGAACTCGATGCCCGTGGCGAATTCGCCGTCGACGACCTCCGCCGAGACCCCTGCCTCGCAGCCGATCGATGTGGCGCGAGAGCGGGCCCGGACGGCCGGTTCGTGGAACGCGCGGCACTTCAACGCCGCGGGCGCGGCCCTCCCGTCGCTGCAGGTCGTGACGACCACGGTCGAGCACCTGCGGCTCGAGGAGGCGATCGGCGGCTACGAAGCGGCGATCGAGGTCAAGCCCCGCATCGAGGCCGTCTACGACTCGGCGGCGCGCCTCGTCGGCGCCGAACGCCACGAGATCGCGCTCCTCGACAGCGCGTCGACGGGGCTGCGGGTCGTGCTCGACGCCCTCCGGCCCCGTGCCGGAGCCCGCATCATCGCCTCGCGCAGCACCTATGTGAGCCACGCCTTGCACCTCATGACCCTCGCCCGCGAAGACGGGGTCGACCTCGAGATCGTGCCGGCCGGAGCCGACCGCCTCCTCGACCTCGATGCGCTCGAGAGGATGCTGGCCGAAGGCCCGCCCGCGATCGTCACGGCGGCGCACGTGCCCACCTCGTCGGGGCTGGTCGAACCCGTCGCCGCGATCGGCGCGCTCGTGCGCTCGTACGGCGGCTTCTTCCTGCTCGACGCCACCCAGTCGGTCGGCCACCTCGACACCGATGTGCGAGAGATCGGATGCGACGTGCTCGTGACGACCGGCCGCAAGTTCCTCCGGGCGCCCCGGGGGACGGGCTTCGCCTACGTCGGAGCGAGCGCGTTCGAGCGCCTCCTGCCCACGGCGCCCGACGTGCGCGGCGCGCAGTGGACGTCCGCGTCCGACTGGCATGTCGACGAGTCCGCCCGGCGCTTCGAGACCTGGGAGGCCTCGATCGCCGGTCGGTTGGGTCTCGGCGTCGCCATCGACGAGGCGCTGGAGCGCGGCATGCCGCAGACCCAGGAGTGGCTCACCGCGACCGGACGCGCCGTCCGCGCGGCGTTGGCCGAGATCGACGGCGTCGCGCTCGGCGAGGCGATCGACACTCCGTCGGCGATCGTGACCTTCGTCGTCGAGGGCGTGCCCTCCGCCACCGTCGTGACCGAGCTCGCCCGCGACCGCGTGCGCGTGGTGTCGGTGCCTGCCACCCACGGCCAGTGGGATCTCGGCGACCGCGGCATCTCGGCGGTCGTGCGTGCCTCGGTGCACGTCTACAACGACGAGAATGACCTCGCGACCCTCATCGACCGGGTCGCCAACATCGCTCGGACGCATCGGGCGGGAGGGGCATGA